In Phreatobacter aquaticus, a single genomic region encodes these proteins:
- a CDS encoding M20 aminoacylase family protein: MPIVNRIAALQDEVTAWRRDIHENPELMFDVHRTAALVATKLKEFGCDEIVTGIGRTGVVGIIKGRNTGSGKVIGLRADMDALPLHEATGKPYASKVPGKMHACGHDGHTAMLLGAAKYLAETRNFDGSVAVIFQPAEEGGGGGREMVNDGMMERFGIQEVYGMHTAAGMPVGSFALRPGPMMASSDRMRVVVEGKGGHAAKPHLAVDTILVASHIVVALQSIVARNVDPLENAVITIGAFNAGFTNNVIPQTAEILATIRTLKPEIRDLVETRIKAVVAGTAALFGARADIEYVRGYPVTRNHDANTTFAADAAAAIVGDAGINRDITPIMGSEDFSYMLDSRPGAFIFIGQGEGPFVHHPAFDFNDEILPIGMSYWAKLVETRLAA, from the coding sequence ATCCATGAAAATCCCGAACTGATGTTCGACGTGCATCGCACTGCGGCGCTTGTCGCGACCAAGCTGAAGGAGTTCGGTTGCGACGAAATCGTCACCGGCATCGGCCGCACAGGCGTGGTCGGCATCATCAAGGGCCGCAATACCGGCTCGGGCAAGGTGATCGGCCTGCGCGCCGACATGGATGCCCTGCCGCTGCATGAGGCAACCGGCAAGCCCTATGCCTCCAAGGTTCCCGGCAAGATGCACGCCTGCGGCCATGACGGCCACACCGCCATGCTGCTCGGCGCGGCGAAATATCTCGCCGAGACCCGGAATTTCGACGGCTCGGTGGCCGTCATCTTCCAGCCGGCCGAAGAGGGCGGCGGCGGCGGCCGCGAGATGGTCAATGACGGCATGATGGAGCGCTTCGGCATCCAGGAGGTCTATGGCATGCACACCGCCGCCGGCATGCCGGTGGGGTCCTTTGCCCTGCGCCCGGGCCCGATGATGGCCTCGTCCGACCGCATGCGCGTCGTGGTCGAGGGCAAGGGCGGCCACGCCGCCAAGCCCCATCTCGCCGTCGACACGATCCTGGTTGCCTCCCACATTGTCGTGGCGCTGCAGTCGATCGTCGCCCGCAATGTGGACCCGCTGGAAAACGCGGTCATCACCATCGGCGCCTTCAATGCCGGCTTCACCAACAACGTGATCCCGCAGACCGCCGAGATCCTGGCCACGATCCGCACGCTGAAGCCCGAGATCCGCGATCTCGTCGAGACGCGCATCAAGGCGGTGGTCGCGGGCACGGCGGCCCTGTTCGGCGCCCGCGCCGACATCGAATATGTCCGCGGCTATCCGGTGACCCGCAACCACGATGCCAACACGACCTTTGCGGCCGATGCCGCGGCCGCGATCGTCGGCGATGCCGGCATCAACCGCGACATCACGCCGATCATGGGCAGCGAGGACTTTTCCTACATGCTGGACTCGCGCCCCGGCGCCTTCATCTTCATCGGCCAGGGCGAAGGGCCCTTCGTCCATCACCCCGCCTTCGACTTCAACGACGAGATCCTGCCCATCGGCATGAGCTATTGGGCGAAGCTCGTCGAGACACGCCTCGCGGCGTAA